The Fodinibius saliphilus genome segment CACTTGCGTACATATTTGACATCTCAACACCATACAGAGGCATATGTAAAGAGCGGATATATGCAGGTGGATCGCCTTGACTTCATCCAGGAAGGGCTCTTGGGAGGCTTAATGGATAACGTGCGTATAAAAGTAGGTCACATGGAGCTTAACTACGGTGACAATCACTTTAGAAGAAGTGACAATGGTTCTGCGATCCATAATCCTTTTGTAGGCAACTATATAATGGACTCCTTTACTACAGAAGTAGCGGGTGAGATCTATTATTACTCTGGAGATCTATTTGGGATGATCGGTGTTAGTAATGGTAAACTGAACCAACATGTTACTGATAAAGCATCAAATGGCTTTAAAACACATGCTACCATTTATGGTAAGCTTGGATTTGACAGCCAGATCAATGAAGATATGCGATTCCGTCTGACCGGTTCTATCCTGAATGTAAGTCAATCTGCGTCCATCTACCTGTATTCAGGTGACCGTGCAGGATCCAGATACTACTCTGTTATGGATGACGGTTTCCGTGCCGGCCGATTTGCACCTAGCTTCACTCCCGGATATGGACAGCCTCCTGCTCCCGGTGAAATGACTGCTATCATGATTAACCCATTCCTTAAGTATAATGGACTTGAGTTCTACGGTGTATTTGAAAGCACCAGTGGTAACATCAAAGGCAACGACAGCCGTAACTTTACCCAATACGGTGCCGAGCTTCTTTATCGCTTTGGAGCAGAAGAAGACTTCTACCTAGGCGGCCGTTATAACTTAGTAAGCGGTGAAATGACCAGTGGAGACATCGACATCGACCGAATCAATATCGGCGGCGGATGGTTCCTCACCAAAAACGTAATGGCTAAGCTTGAGTATGTATCTCAAACGTACGACGGAGATGGATATACTGGCACCAAGTATGACGGAGGTAGCTTTAACGGTGTCATGATGGAAGCCATAATTAGTTTCTAAGCATAGACAATAAACTGCCATAACCTCTAGGTTGGTTTATTTTATCCCTAATGCGGTATCGTCATTGACCTGGCGATACCGCTTTTTTATTGCCCCTCTTTAACAACAATCACTTTAGTTATTTTAAAGAAAAGCACTGATTGTTAGCTAATAATTAGCTTCTCTGCTTTAGCTCTTCATTAGGTATATCTACCTACCCTTTCTACACCTTGAAAATCACAGAATTAAGGTACGTCTCGGTATTCAAATAATAATTGAGTAATAGGTAAAACAAACACAAAAAAGTTTAAGTTGTATGTGATTCAGCAAAGCTACTAACGAAAAACATCCATGATGTATGCCTCCGATTGGGGTTTACCTCAATCATTGGTTTATCGGTGGGGTGTACAGGACAAAGTTCACACCATAGCTACTTCCTACAGAAGCTGATTATATAATTTTGTAAGCTCTTCTGCACAGATCGAACTCCATCGCGCCTAAGCTGAGAAAACTATACTTAGCATGAGACGAGTATTTTTTTCGAAAAGCTATTGATATCTCAGGCAAGACAGGTGAAAGGTTTTTCTATTTATGGACAACCAAAAAAACTGTTCTCTATCTGAATTATGTCAAAGGTATTTTGGAGTATTAGTCTGAAATATAAATTATCACTGGTTAACATGGCAACATTGTCATACAATCACATTCTGTTTATTTAAACTTTGAATAAGGATACGCAGTGGATCTGGAAAACCTCAACCAAACGGTATTACTTCGCATGTATTCATTGTTTTCTTTGGGTGAAAACCTTGCGTTGAGATAAGCCGTTAGTTGGCATTACCTATTCCATTTCGATCAGAGCTTCTAAAATGTCTCTGAGGCGTTAAGCAAGAAGGCAAATACCTATCTACTATTCAAAGCTTGAGCTGAAAAAGTAATTCCTGAGATAAATACCTTGGGGACTTTTTAATACAATTAAAAATAACTGCTATTGATCAGACAGGATGGAAATTTGCAACTTAATTTTATCAATAAGTTCTTGAAAGTTAAGTGGCTTAACCACGAAGTCGTGAGCTCCAGAGAGAAGTGCCTGTTGTGTTACATCCACTTCGGCGTAGGTGCTCATAATTATGATACGAACTTGAGGGTCATTCTCTTTAAGAAAATGTAAAAAACCTTTTGAACCCAGAAGATGGCTGTCAATAACAACCACCCCAATAGATTTAGAAAGTAATATCTCTTTTGCTTCTATATCACCCTCTGCTACCCTACACTCAAATCCCTCTTCCTCTAATACCAGATGCAGAGACTCTCGAACGGCCTCTTCTTCATTGATAATAAGAATTGAGTGGGGACACATGGATCTATTGTTAGCATTAGCAATTACCGGTTTATACTATTTACTAATGCAATTATAAGACCAGCTTTAAACGATAATACTAACTTTTTTGAAATCCCTGCTTAATAACTCTCTATGCACATTAGAAGTTTTTTAAATATTAAAGACATCCTCATTACAGAAGCACAGCCTTGCAGTTGTGCATGAATAGCAGATACCCGTTTGCACTCATGCAACCTTTCAAACCCACCTCATCCTCTTTAGTCAGCAAACTGACAAAATCCACCTTCAGGCCTCACAAGCGTGCACTTTCTATAAATTAATATCTTGTTTTTGCAAGCATGTTTGGTATAGAGTTTGCAGTAATAATAGTAACAACAAGCCAACACATAGAATAAAAAAAGAAGCCATTATGAAATCTTTACTTACCAACTTAGTTTTGATGTTATTTGTAATCACAGGATCACTCACAGCCCAATCAACAGATTATGTATTACTGGACAAAAGCACCATGAAAATTGATGGTACTTCTACCATTCATGATTGGACATCTGAAGTCGAAGAGATCAACACTACTATTAACATAGATAAAGAAGCACTTAAAGAAGACTCCGTTACTACTCCTGTACAGTCTTTTTCTATGAGCATTCCGGTTGAGTCAATAGAAAGTGGGAAAGGAGGCATGAACAAAAAAACCTATAAAGCATTAAACGAAAAAGACCATCCTAATATCACGTTTAAGCTCACTTCTACTGAGGTGTTAAACTATAACTCCTCCTCTTCAGAAATGGATCTGAATGTTACCGGTGAATTAAATATCGCTGGCACTACCCAAACAATTTCTTTGCCAGTAGATGGCAGTATAGAGGATGAAGAAACCTATAAATTTACAGGGAGCTATGAGCTCAACATGAAAGATTATAATGTTGATCCCCCATCTGCCGTTTTTGGAACGATAAAGAGTGGAGAAAAGGTTACTATTTCCTTTGAACTATACTTCGCTGCTAATAATCCAATGTAAATAATCACTACTCAAGTTGCGTCTCACTCCATATAAAATACAGCTATATATGATGTTCAAATCAGCTGGTTCGCTCATAATCATCCTTTTGTTATTAATACCCTCTTGGAGTGGGGCGCAATCTCTACCTGGTGAGCTTACTATTGCTAGAGGCGGGAAAATATGGATCGAGGGGACGGCAGGTCCCGTTGATTTTAACTGCCAAGCTCAAGAACTCTCAGGACAGGGGCAAATCACCAACACTTCTGATCCCCAGTCAACCATAAGAGAAAACGGCAAAGTAAATATTTCCGTTTCTTTGCCTGTGCATTCGCTTGACTGTGGCAAGAAAGCCATGAATAGTGATATGTACAGTGCTCTTAAAGCTGAGAGGCACCCTTCCATCACCTATCAGTTACTAGAAGCCACCCTTGACAAAGAGGCTAAAGCGGATACTGGAAGCTGGATGCCCATTGTAACACGTGGGATTATGAATATTGCCGGCGTTGCCGACACTACAGAGATCGTAGTAAGTGGAAAAGTACTTGATAACGATCATTTCCAGGTTAAAGGGAACAAGATGCTGAATATGGATACCTATAATATTGACCCTCCCAGTAAAATGTTTGGGCTTATTCGTGCCGATAAAAAGCTGGATTTACACTTTAATGTTACCGTAGCGCTTAGGTCTAAAAGTAAGTAGTGGATTAATCAGATAGTCCCAGACGTTCCATTTTACGGTACAGTGTGGAAGGATCAATTCCCAACAGGCGTGCGGCCTCAGATTTATTCCCTTCAGTTCGTTTAAGCATACTTTTAATGTGATGCTTTTCGAATACACGTACGGCCTGATCCAGTTTCTCGCTGTCCAAATTTATGTCTTCAGAACCCGAAGCGTCTCTAATGGATGCAGGCAAATCCTCTAGCTGCAAATAATTACTATCACTTAAAAGAACCGACCGCTCTATCACATTTTCCAGCTCTCGAACTTGTCCCTTCCATTGGTAAGCCATCATCGCGCTCATTGCTTCACTTGAAATACCCTTGAGATTCCTTTTCAGCTCTTTATTATATTTCTTTAAAAAGTGATGAGCTAAAAGAGGGATATCATCACGTCGCTGCTGTAGGGGAGGCAAGGGAAGCTCAACTACATTGAGACGATAATACAGATCATCCCGAAAGTTTCCTTTTTCAACCTCCTCTTCCAGATTCTGATTTGTAGCAGATATGATGCGAGTATCAAAGTTCAGCGTTTTATTTGAGCCTACCGGTTTTACTTCCCGCTCTTGAAGTACCCGTAACAAATTCACTTGTAAGTTGAGTGGAATCTCTGCGATTTCATCTAAAAATACAGTACCTCCATTGGCTGCAACAAAAACACCATCTTTATCTGCTGATGCCCCAGTAAAAGCCCCTTTTTTGTGGCCAAAAAGCTCAGATTCAACAAGATCTTCTGGAATAGCCCCACAATTTATTGCCAAAAACGGTTTATCTGAACGGTCACTGCTGGAATGAATGGCTCTTGCAACCAACTCTTTGCCAGTTCCACTTTGGCCTGTTACCAATACATTACTATTAGCACTACTAACCCTTTCAACCATTTTATAAACTTTTTTCATGGCATCACTTTCGCCAATTATATGATTGAAGTTATACTCTTGATCGATCTGCTCCCGTAGATACTTATTCTCTTGTATTACATTCTTATGCTCAAGCAGGTTTTCTATACGTATGAGCACCTCATCAAAGTCCAGCGGTTTTAATATATAGTCTGCGGCCCCTTTGCGGAGTGCACTAATAGCCGTTTCGATGGTAGCATGAGCAGTAATAATTATAGTCAAGGTATCCGAAGAATTCTGAAGGGCATACTCTAATACATCAAGACCACTTTCATTGGGCATTTTTAAATCTGAAATAATGATATCAAAGCTGTTCTCATCAATGGCTTGTATAGCTTCTTTTCCATCCTTAACAGCTATACAGTTGTAGCCCTCATCTTCGAGGACAATAGTAAGTGATTCTCTGATACTTGTTTCATCATCTGCTACTAAAATTGATCCTGTCATATCTTTATTTTTTTATCGGTAATTCAATAATAAATGTTGCCCCTTCACCCGGCTGTGACTCTACCCAGATAGTGCCATCCATCTTGTTGATGATGCCATGACTTACGGAAAGTCCGAGTCCTGTTCCACTGCCTACTTCTTTAGTAGTAAAGAACGGCTCAAATATACGGGATTGTTCTTCTTCTTTTATTCCTTTTCCAACATCTGCTACTTCTATTCTAATATTATTTTCTTCTCGGCATGTAGTTATGATAACCTTAGGATCAGAAACCTCTTCCATTGCATCTACTGCATTAAGAAATAAATTTACCAATACTTGGTGTATTTGGTCGGGCACACAACTAATAGCAGGAAGGTTACTTTCCAGATTCATTTCAAACTCCACATTTCGACATCGAGCATCATGTTGTAATAGCCCAACAGCAGAATTGATCTCCTCATTTATCTGTACGTTCTCTGTTTGCATGCTAGATGGACGAGAAAAGTCTACCAAGTCACGAACAATCTTATTAATTCGCTGTATGTGGTCACGGACTTTTTTAAGCTGATCTTGTAAAAAGTCATCATCAGTTTTACGCTGACACACCTGCACAAGTGAAGAGATCGCAGTTAGCGGATTTCCAACCTCATGTGCAACCCCGGCAGCCATATGTCCTACAGTAGCCAACCGCTCAGACTGTTGGATCTGCTCTTCACGCATTTTAATATCAGTAAGGTCTCGTAATATCTGTGAACGGCCTACAATTTCATCATTCTCATTCCTGATAAATGACTCTGTTAAGTTAACCAATTTCTTTTCACCTTTATTAGTTAGCCGCTCGGTCTCATAGTTACGAACATGCCCCTTGTACTTGAGCCCAAACTCAATGCATTCTAGTTCTTGCATAGCTATTAATTCATCAGGTACAATATAGGAGATGGGCTTGCCAATAATCTCATCGCGCTCCCAGCCCAACATCTCTTCGGCTCCCTGGTTCCAAGAGGTAATTACCTTTTCTTCATCAATAGCAATAATAGCATCAGCAGAATGCTCAATAATATCTCTGTAACGCAACTTTGTAGCCCTAAGTCGGTCCTCATAATATTCCCGGTAATTGTATACCGTCCATGCGGCCCATAGCATAAGTACGAGAGCGACAGTAACACCTCTGCTAAAATAAAGCCACTGCATCATCTGCGACGAGGTTTCACTCAACAGAGTCTGATGAATAATCTCGAAAACTCCAAAACCGATACCTATAATAATCAACGAAGTAAACATGAGGTATCCCACTCGTGCTTCTCGTAAAAAGCGAAGGATTTCTTTCATCTTCGAATTGCTAACTTTCAGTTTAATTTCCTGGTCTGTATTACTACCAACTACCTAATAACCTTCGTACTAATACGATTTGACCAATATGATAAGCATTATGATCGACAATTAGCATCGCTTCCCGAAATAATGTTTGCCCTTCTCCATGAGTAAAAACCTTTTGCAGTTCACCCTCTGAATTTCGAATCAGAGATTTCATTTCATCTATGCCCTCTCGTACTTTTTCCACTGATGCTTGCAACTCCACTTCGCTATTCGGCGATGAGCTTTCTGGCCAATACTCATCCGGCCATTCCATTTCTTCATATTCTGGATTCTTACAAAACTCCAGTATATCATCTTGGGCTATTCGAATATGTTCGATGAGTTCCCATATAGTATGAGGAACACCCTCTACACTAATACCAGCCTGTTTATACGTTATTCCCTGCACCGCTTGGTTGAAGTCCACATGGGCATTACCGCCATTAAGCTGTTCAAGAAGAAGCGCATTAACAGATTTCTTAACCATAGCTGATATAAAATTAATGAAGAGTGTACTACCAATATTATCTAACAAGGTAATAGGAGATATTAATCGATATCAAACAGAAAAAGAAGGGAAAAAATATCAATTTGATCTAAAAACGAGAGGGCAAAAAAGAAAAGCCCTGCAAGTGCAGAGCTTTTTTTCAAGTAACTATTTACAATATACGATGATTATCCTATACAGAACAACTATTTCTTAAATACATCATTTAATATATAAGTAATATATAACTATATGCATATATTTATAAGACTAACCTATTATTAATAATAATATCTAAGAAAAATTATGGTAGTGAAATAATAAACTTTTAATATCTGTTTGTGCGTAATAAGGATTAACAAATCTCATCGAGAAGCAGCTAACTAAAACTTAGTAAAAGAAGAAGGCTATATCCTTTTCGTTGAGCAAGAGAAAAACGGACACAGAATGTACTGCGGTTTAGCAATAGTAAAAGGCAGGGACCAAACTCTTGAACAGAATAGAAATAAAAAAAGCTCTGCCGATGCAGAGCTTTTTTTGAAATCACTGTACACAATATACGGTTATTGTCCCATACAGAGCAACTATATTCTCTATTTGCTACCCAATATATAAGCAATGTGTAACTAATAGGAATTTATAGCAGATTAACCTATAAGCAAGGTGAAGAATTAGTACCAAATATAGAAGTATACTAGTAAACTAAACGTCTATTTTTGTGCTTAAATAGTATCAAATCATTTTTGGTAAGGGTAAATTTACTAAAGGATAAGCGATAGCTACACCCTTCATTAAATAAGGGGAAAAAGAGTATTGCGATTAAGCAATAACAAAAGGAGGGGAATCGAACTTATGGATGGGTAAAAAAATAGCAAAAGCCCTGCAGTAGCAGAGCTTTTTTCGAATCACTATTTACAATATATGCAAAATACCCCATACGGAACAACTATTTCTCCCATGTACTGCCTATTATATAACTAATCTATAATTAAAAATTATTAAGCTTTTTGTAATATGTAGTTATTATTACCTTCTAGATTAACATTTGGAAAAGTAATTAATCTTCAAAAAGCAGTAATTGTTCACGATGCCCAAACAAGTTGGCGATTTAGTACTATATTCAGTTGATGATCTGCATGAACAGCTGGGGCTTAGTAAAATGACGATCCGAGCATACCTGAGAGATGGTAAAATTCGTGCACGGAAACTAGGAGTAAAATGGTACGTCACGGAAGATGCATTGCGAGAGTACTTTGGAGAGTCATCCAGATCCAACTCAACAAAAGCCCCCAAAAAACCGAAAAATTATCGCTATGTTGTCAAAGGAATTAATGACTTGGTGAGTGAACAGGAGGAGTGTGCAACTATACAGGAAACAATTAACTGTATTGAAGAGCAAGCTATTGTAAGCTTATTTCAGGTAGCAATTATGAACCAGGATACCGATGAGGTAGTAGAACTAATTAAGGCCCGGGATTTCCTAGAACGCCATCAATAAAAAGTATGGGTTATAATACAGCCGGAACCTAAGCTAATTGCCCATCCTCCTTCATTAATTAATACGAAATATTTACTAATACACACTTAATTACCCTATGCTCGAAAAAGAAGATACAAAACTTGAAATTTTTGGTTTTGGCGATGAAGAAGCTAAAGAAGACACTTTTTATTGTCTGGTTAACACCGTCAAAAGTCCAGATGGTATCGACCTTGAAAAACTTTCAAATGCCGATCCCCGAAAGTTTGATGAAGTGCTCAACGAAATGGGCTGTATACTGCTTTTACGAGGTGACGAAGTAGAAGAACTTATTAATCGGGGAGATATATCTGACTCAGATCTCCATAAATCGATCTATGAGTTAGCAGTAGAAGAGGAGATTATATCTTAACTAGAAGTTCAGAACGTGATACCTAAATATTAAATGGTTGGTGCTGTTGCCACCAGTGCCAGGTTCGCAGTAAAGCTATTACCGTTTTACCATCAGTAATTTCACCGCTGTGTACCATATTCACAGCATCCTGAAATGGTATGCGTTCTGTTATTAAAAATTCATCTTCATCTACCGCTTGCTCAAAAGAAGTAATATCCCAGGCTACATAGCAATGAATTATTTCATCCGAATAGCCAATACCGGGATAGAAATGGCCGACATAATCATACTTTTTACACTGGAGTCCAGCCTCCTCTTTAAGTTCGCGCCGGGCTGTTGAATCAGCCGTTTCATCAGGATCAATTTTTCCGGCCGGGACCTCGTAAAATATTTGCGCCATTGGGTATCGGAATTGGCGGACAAGCATAATATCTCCATTCCCAAATACCGGAACTACCGCCGAGGCGCCGGGGTGTTTAATCCACTCACGGGTTGCTATGGTATCATCAGGAAGTACTACTTCATCAAAATAGAGATGCAGCAGGCGGCCGCTAAAAATTTTAGTGGAGGTAAGAGTTTGCTCAACAAGTTCATGGGAGTCGTTCATAGCAAGATTTTTATGTATCTTTAGCCGTAATTGGATGATCTCCGATTATACATCTAAATAATAACAAAGATATAAGTTTTCGTTGTCCGAAACATTTAACATCGATCAACAAGATTTCGAGGTAAAGCAAGACCTGTTTACATGGTCAAATGCGATCTCATTTTCAAGAATTCTTATCGCCTTACCGATAGTATATCT includes the following:
- a CDS encoding response regulator, whose protein sequence is MCPHSILIINEEEAVRESLHLVLEEEGFECRVAEGDIEAKEILLSKSIGVVVIDSHLLGSKGFLHFLKENDPQVRIIIMSTYAEVDVTQQALLSGAHDFVVKPLNFQELIDKIKLQISILSDQ
- a CDS encoding YceI family protein; protein product: MKSLLTNLVLMLFVITGSLTAQSTDYVLLDKSTMKIDGTSTIHDWTSEVEEINTTINIDKEALKEDSVTTPVQSFSMSIPVESIESGKGGMNKKTYKALNEKDHPNITFKLTSTEVLNYNSSSSEMDLNVTGELNIAGTTQTISLPVDGSIEDEETYKFTGSYELNMKDYNVDPPSAVFGTIKSGEKVTISFELYFAANNPM
- a CDS encoding YceI family protein: MMFKSAGSLIIILLLLIPSWSGAQSLPGELTIARGGKIWIEGTAGPVDFNCQAQELSGQGQITNTSDPQSTIRENGKVNISVSLPVHSLDCGKKAMNSDMYSALKAERHPSITYQLLEATLDKEAKADTGSWMPIVTRGIMNIAGVADTTEIVVSGKVLDNDHFQVKGNKMLNMDTYNIDPPSKMFGLIRADKKLDLHFNVTVALRSKSK
- a CDS encoding sigma-54-dependent transcriptional regulator produces the protein MTGSILVADDETSIRESLTIVLEDEGYNCIAVKDGKEAIQAIDENSFDIIISDLKMPNESGLDVLEYALQNSSDTLTIIITAHATIETAISALRKGAADYILKPLDFDEVLIRIENLLEHKNVIQENKYLREQIDQEYNFNHIIGESDAMKKVYKMVERVSSANSNVLVTGQSGTGKELVARAIHSSSDRSDKPFLAINCGAIPEDLVESELFGHKKGAFTGASADKDGVFVAANGGTVFLDEIAEIPLNLQVNLLRVLQEREVKPVGSNKTLNFDTRIISATNQNLEEEVEKGNFRDDLYYRLNVVELPLPPLQQRRDDIPLLAHHFLKKYNKELKRNLKGISSEAMSAMMAYQWKGQVRELENVIERSVLLSDSNYLQLEDLPASIRDASGSEDINLDSEKLDQAVRVFEKHHIKSMLKRTEGNKSEAARLLGIDPSTLYRKMERLGLSD
- a CDS encoding two-component system sensor histidine kinase NtrB is translated as MKEILRFLREARVGYLMFTSLIIIGIGFGVFEIIHQTLLSETSSQMMQWLYFSRGVTVALVLMLWAAWTVYNYREYYEDRLRATKLRYRDIIEHSADAIIAIDEEKVITSWNQGAEEMLGWERDEIIGKPISYIVPDELIAMQELECIEFGLKYKGHVRNYETERLTNKGEKKLVNLTESFIRNENDEIVGRSQILRDLTDIKMREEQIQQSERLATVGHMAAGVAHEVGNPLTAISSLVQVCQRKTDDDFLQDQLKKVRDHIQRINKIVRDLVDFSRPSSMQTENVQINEEINSAVGLLQHDARCRNVEFEMNLESNLPAISCVPDQIHQVLVNLFLNAVDAMEEVSDPKVIITTCREENNIRIEVADVGKGIKEEEQSRIFEPFFTTKEVGSGTGLGLSVSHGIINKMDGTIWVESQPGEGATFIIELPIKK
- a CDS encoding DinB family protein; translated protein: MVKKSVNALLLEQLNGGNAHVDFNQAVQGITYKQAGISVEGVPHTIWELIEHIRIAQDDILEFCKNPEYEEMEWPDEYWPESSSPNSEVELQASVEKVREGIDEMKSLIRNSEGELQKVFTHGEGQTLFREAMLIVDHNAYHIGQIVLVRRLLGSW
- a CDS encoding helix-turn-helix domain-containing protein, whose protein sequence is MPKQVGDLVLYSVDDLHEQLGLSKMTIRAYLRDGKIRARKLGVKWYVTEDALREYFGESSRSNSTKAPKKPKNYRYVVKGINDLVSEQEECATIQETINCIEEQAIVSLFQVAIMNQDTDEVVELIKARDFLERHQ
- a CDS encoding NUDIX domain-containing protein, which codes for MNDSHELVEQTLTSTKIFSGRLLHLYFDEVVLPDDTIATREWIKHPGASAVVPVFGNGDIMLVRQFRYPMAQIFYEVPAGKIDPDETADSTARRELKEEAGLQCKKYDYVGHFYPGIGYSDEIIHCYVAWDITSFEQAVDEDEFLITERIPFQDAVNMVHSGEITDGKTVIALLRTWHWWQQHQPFNI